The Hymenobacter sp. DG01 genome has a segment encoding these proteins:
- the gyrA gene encoding DNA gyrase subunit A: MAEGEKIIPINIEDEMRGAYIDYSMSVIISRALPDVRDGLKPVHRRVLYGMSELGVSYNKSYKKSARIVGEVLGKYHPHGDSSVYDTMVRMAQDWSLRYPLVDGQGNFGSIDGDSPAAMRYTEARLKRLSDEMLGDLDKDTVDFQPNFDDSLEEPSVMPAKFPNLLVNGTTGIAVGMATNMAPHNLTEVVDGIVAYLANPEITVAELMEHVTAPDFPTGGIIYGYEGVKQAFETGRGRVVMRAKAHFETLPSGKEQIIVTEIPYMVNKAGMIEKTAALINEKKIEGIADLRDESDRDGMRIVYDLKRDAMPTVVLNNLFKYTQLQSSFGVNNVALVKGRPMTLNLKDLIQHFVEHRADVVVRRTRYELAEAQKRAHILEGLLIALDHLDEVIALIRASRDGDAARLQLIERFSLSEVQARAILDMRLQRLTGLERDKLVAEYNELMAQIDHLKAVLASEDLQRDIIRQELIDIKDRYGDARRTSIEYAGGDFSMEDMIADESMVITISREGYIKRTPLDEYRAQGRGGVGARGAASKQDDFTEHLFVATTHEYLLFFTELGRVFWLKVYEVPEGGKNTKGRPIQNLIEIPREDSVRSVLNVRGLRDPDYLDNTFLMFCTEQGTVKKTPLEAYSRPRAAGINAITINEGDRLLDVQLLNGNSEVVLALRSGRAVRFPEEKVRSMGRTAAGVRGITLAEDMADDRVVGMVCIDKDSQDELLVVSENGYGKRSPLEEYRITNRGGKGVRAMKLTDKTGQLVAIKTVSDSDDLMIINKSGITIRLRMSELRSIGRATQGVRLLKISQGDEISSVAKVAAEEKDAEAEEAGLDGLFPAVSPDGEEPVGAAPDADLEDLTGPDSISAN; this comes from the coding sequence ATGGCGGAAGGCGAAAAGATCATTCCGATAAACATTGAAGATGAGATGCGTGGGGCCTACATCGACTACTCGATGTCGGTTATCATCTCCCGGGCCCTGCCCGACGTGCGCGACGGCCTTAAGCCTGTGCACCGGCGCGTGCTCTACGGCATGTCGGAGCTGGGCGTATCCTACAACAAATCCTATAAGAAGAGCGCCCGTATTGTGGGGGAGGTACTCGGTAAGTACCACCCCCACGGCGACTCCTCGGTTTATGATACGATGGTGCGCATGGCCCAGGACTGGAGCCTGCGCTACCCCCTCGTGGATGGCCAGGGTAACTTCGGTAGCATCGACGGCGACTCGCCGGCGGCGATGCGCTATACCGAGGCCCGCCTTAAGCGCCTCTCCGACGAGATGCTCGGGGACCTGGACAAGGACACGGTGGATTTCCAGCCCAACTTCGACGACTCCCTGGAGGAGCCATCGGTGATGCCGGCCAAGTTCCCGAATCTGCTGGTAAACGGCACCACCGGTATTGCCGTGGGTATGGCCACCAACATGGCCCCGCACAATCTCACGGAGGTAGTGGACGGCATTGTGGCCTACCTGGCCAACCCCGAGATTACCGTGGCCGAGCTGATGGAGCACGTAACTGCGCCCGACTTCCCGACCGGTGGTATTATCTATGGCTACGAGGGCGTCAAGCAGGCCTTCGAAACCGGCCGTGGCCGGGTGGTGATGCGCGCTAAGGCTCATTTCGAAACCCTGCCCTCAGGCAAGGAGCAGATCATCGTTACCGAAATTCCCTATATGGTGAATAAGGCCGGCATGATCGAGAAAACGGCGGCCCTGATCAACGAGAAGAAAATTGAGGGCATTGCCGATCTGCGCGACGAGTCGGACCGCGACGGTATGCGCATCGTGTATGATCTGAAGCGCGATGCCATGCCTACGGTGGTACTGAACAATCTGTTCAAGTACACCCAGCTGCAGTCCTCGTTCGGAGTCAACAACGTGGCGCTGGTGAAGGGCCGCCCAATGACGCTGAACCTGAAGGATCTGATCCAGCACTTTGTGGAGCACCGCGCCGATGTAGTCGTGCGCCGGACCCGCTACGAGCTGGCCGAAGCCCAGAAGCGCGCCCACATCCTGGAGGGTCTGCTCATCGCCCTCGACCACCTCGATGAGGTAATTGCCCTGATCCGGGCTTCCCGCGACGGGGATGCGGCCCGTCTGCAGCTGATTGAGCGTTTCTCGCTGAGTGAAGTGCAGGCCCGCGCCATTCTGGACATGCGTCTGCAGCGCCTCACCGGCCTGGAGCGCGACAAGCTGGTAGCCGAGTACAACGAGCTGATGGCGCAGATCGACCACCTGAAGGCCGTGCTGGCCTCGGAAGACCTGCAGCGCGACATCATTCGTCAGGAGCTCATCGACATCAAGGACCGCTACGGCGACGCCCGCCGCACCAGCATCGAGTACGCCGGCGGCGACTTCTCAATGGAGGACATGATTGCCGACGAGAGCATGGTGATTACCATCTCCCGCGAGGGCTACATTAAGCGTACCCCGCTGGATGAGTACCGGGCACAGGGTCGGGGAGGGGTAGGCGCCCGCGGGGCGGCTTCCAAGCAGGATGACTTCACAGAGCATCTGTTTGTGGCCACCACCCACGAGTACCTGCTGTTCTTCACGGAGCTGGGCCGGGTGTTCTGGCTGAAAGTGTACGAAGTGCCGGAAGGAGGGAAGAACACCAAAGGTCGTCCTATCCAGAACCTGATTGAGATTCCGCGGGAAGACTCCGTCCGCTCCGTGTTGAACGTGCGCGGTCTGCGCGACCCGGACTACCTCGACAATACCTTCCTCATGTTCTGCACCGAGCAGGGCACCGTGAAGAAAACCCCGCTGGAAGCTTACTCGCGGCCCCGGGCTGCCGGCATCAATGCCATCACCATCAACGAAGGCGACCGACTGCTGGACGTGCAGCTGCTCAACGGCAACTCGGAGGTAGTGCTGGCTCTGCGCTCAGGCCGGGCCGTCCGTTTCCCCGAAGAGAAAGTGCGCTCCATGGGCCGCACGGCCGCCGGGGTGCGTGGCATTACGCTGGCCGAAGACATGGCTGACGACCGGGTAGTGGGTATGGTGTGCATTGATAAAGACAGCCAGGATGAGTTGCTGGTAGTATCGGAAAACGGCTACGGTAAGCGCAGTCCGCTGGAAGAATACCGCATCACCAACCGTGGCGGTAAAGGCGTGCGGGCCATGAAGCTGACCGACAAAACCGGCCAGCTGGTGGCCATCAAGACTGTCAGCGACTCCGACGACCTGATGATTATCAACAAGTCCGGTATTACCATCCGTCTGCGCATGAGCGAGTTGCGCAGCATTGGCCGGGCCACCCAGGGGGTGCGGCTGCTGAAAATTAGCCAAGGCGACGAAATTTCGTCGGTGGCCAAAGTAGCGGCCGAAGAAAAAGATGCCGAGGCGGAGGAAGCCGGCCTCGACGGGCTGTTCCCGGCGGTTAGTCCGGACGGGGAGGAGCCAGTCGGCGCCGCGCCGGACGCCGACCTGGAAGACCTGACGGGTCCGGATTCCATCAGCGCTAATTAA
- a CDS encoding lipopolysaccharide assembly protein LapB — translation MKKTILTLVAAAAFYTASAQNSAVTNAILFQKQGTLDKARTEIDKAITNEKTQGKAKTWYTRGEIYEGIVASPIYGKSLPASEGTKTAFESYSKAVSLEGKDSEYGKMASQKLDGLYGLALNSGVESYNGKDYAKAIEAYRMAQQIRPQDSTAYLYAAYASEANQDFTGAKEMYSKLQGIGYKSPQMYGRLLQIARQEKDDAAARKVLQDALAAYPANKGFMLEDLNMELSAGRGKEAISKIERAIAADPTNSNLYAVLGSVYDQDKQPAKALEAYKKAVEVDPNNFDANFNLGVYNYNKAADLYTRASKMSLAEYQKSGKKYEADGKKFFQESIPYFEKALQAQPDDRSTISSLQKAYLRVGRTADSERMSAKLEAKK, via the coding sequence ATGAAGAAGACTATTTTGACCCTCGTGGCCGCCGCCGCTTTCTACACGGCTTCGGCGCAGAACTCGGCCGTTACCAATGCCATTCTGTTTCAGAAGCAAGGCACGCTGGACAAGGCCCGCACCGAAATCGACAAGGCTATTACCAACGAGAAAACCCAGGGCAAAGCCAAAACCTGGTACACTCGGGGTGAGATTTACGAAGGCATTGTAGCCAGCCCGATTTATGGTAAATCGTTGCCGGCCAGCGAAGGCACCAAAACGGCCTTTGAGTCGTATTCGAAAGCTGTGAGCCTGGAAGGCAAAGACAGCGAGTACGGCAAGATGGCCTCGCAGAAGCTCGATGGCCTTTATGGCCTGGCCCTTAACTCGGGGGTAGAAAGCTACAACGGCAAAGACTACGCAAAAGCCATCGAAGCATACCGCATGGCCCAGCAGATCCGACCCCAGGACTCGACGGCGTATCTCTACGCTGCCTATGCTTCGGAAGCCAACCAGGATTTCACGGGCGCAAAGGAAATGTACAGCAAACTGCAGGGCATTGGCTATAAGTCGCCGCAGATGTATGGCCGACTGCTGCAGATTGCCCGTCAGGAGAAGGACGACGCGGCAGCGCGTAAAGTGCTGCAGGACGCGCTGGCAGCGTATCCTGCCAACAAAGGCTTTATGCTCGAAGACCTGAACATGGAGCTGAGCGCCGGTCGCGGCAAAGAAGCCATCAGCAAGATTGAGCGCGCCATTGCTGCCGACCCGACCAACTCCAACCTGTACGCAGTGCTGGGTTCCGTTTATGACCAGGACAAGCAGCCTGCCAAAGCTCTGGAGGCCTACAAGAAGGCTGTGGAAGTGGACCCGAATAACTTCGATGCCAACTTCAACCTAGGGGTGTACAACTACAACAAGGCCGCCGACTTGTACACACGGGCCAGCAAAATGAGTCTGGCTGAGTACCAGAAGTCGGGCAAGAAGTATGAGGCTGATGGGAAGAAGTTCTTCCAGGAGTCGATTCCGTACTTCGAGAAGGCGCTGCAGGCTCAGCCCGATGATCGTTCTACCATCTCGTCGTTGCAGAAAGCTTACCTGCGGGTTGGCCGTACCGCCGACTCAGAGCGAATGTCTGCCAAGCTGGAAGCAAAGAAATAA